In Flavobacterium lacustre, a genomic segment contains:
- a CDS encoding putative signal transducing protein: MGLMKVFSGSEILATALQEKIEAAGVNTVIKNNIQSARLAGFGNSDLAVELFIQEVDFAKANPVIEEFRLSI; this comes from the coding sequence ATGGGATTGATGAAAGTGTTTTCGGGAAGCGAAATATTAGCTACTGCTTTACAGGAAAAAATTGAAGCGGCGGGAGTAAATACAGTAATAAAAAACAATATACAATCAGCTAGATTAGCCGGTTTTGGGAATTCAGATTTGGCTGTTGAATTGTTTATTCAAGAGGTTGATTTCGCTAAAGCAAATCCCGTAATTGAAGAATTTAGATTGAGTATTTAG
- the meaB gene encoding methylmalonyl Co-A mutase-associated GTPase MeaB, giving the protein MENKNKKQSSLFEKAGIAPPKIISSNVVNQIQQFRKIQPSSQELIDGILAGNIATLSRAITLVESTNTSHLAKANEVINSCLPHANKSVRIGITGVPGVGKSTFIEAFGKYLTGLGKKVAVLAVDPSSTISHGSILGDKTRMEELVKDKNAYIRPSASGETLGGVARKTRETITLCEACGFDTIIIETVGVGQSETAVHSMVDFFLLLKIAGAGDELQGIKRGIMEMADAIVINKADGDNIKKANLAKVEFNRALHLFPAKKSGWTPTTATCSAITHEGIPEVWDTIQLFLERTKSNQYFFEKRKEQNQYWMLETINEQLKSDFYNQIEIQKALDTTKKAVQNDEISPFAAAQQLLNLYRDSKKQI; this is encoded by the coding sequence TTGGAAAACAAAAATAAAAAACAGTCATCCCTTTTCGAGAAAGCTGGTATAGCACCTCCAAAAATTATCAGTTCAAATGTTGTAAATCAAATTCAACAATTCCGAAAAATTCAACCGTCATCACAGGAATTGATTGATGGAATTTTAGCCGGAAATATTGCTACTTTAAGTCGGGCAATAACTTTAGTGGAAAGTACAAATACAAGTCATTTGGCGAAAGCCAACGAAGTAATAAATTCTTGTTTACCACATGCTAATAAATCAGTTCGAATAGGAATTACAGGTGTTCCCGGTGTTGGAAAAAGTACTTTTATTGAAGCTTTCGGCAAATATTTGACTGGCTTAGGAAAGAAAGTTGCCGTTCTGGCCGTAGATCCAAGCAGTACGATTTCTCACGGAAGTATTTTGGGTGATAAAACGAGAATGGAAGAATTGGTTAAAGACAAAAATGCCTATATCCGACCTTCGGCTTCGGGCGAAACATTGGGCGGTGTGGCCCGAAAAACACGAGAAACTATCACACTCTGCGAGGCTTGTGGTTTTGATACCATCATCATAGAAACTGTTGGTGTTGGCCAAAGCGAAACTGCTGTACACAGTATGGTCGATTTTTTTTTACTGCTAAAAATAGCGGGTGCCGGGGATGAATTACAAGGCATCAAACGCGGTATTATGGAAATGGCCGATGCGATAGTCATCAACAAAGCCGATGGCGATAATATTAAAAAAGCCAATCTAGCAAAAGTAGAGTTCAACAGGGCATTGCATTTATTTCCTGCCAAAAAATCAGGTTGGACACCAACAACGGCAACTTGCAGTGCAATTACACATGAAGGAATTCCGGAGGTTTGGGATACTATTCAGCTGTTTTTGGAACGGACTAAATCCAATCAGTATTTTTTTGAAAAAAGAAAAGAGCAAAACCAATATTGGATGTTAGAAACCATCAATGAACAATTAAAATCGGATTTTTATAACCAAATTGAAATTCAAAAGGCATTAGATACAACCAAAAAAGCGGTGCAAAATGATGAAATATCACCCTTTGCAGCCGCTCAACAATTATTAAATCTTTATCGGGATTCTAAAAAACAAATCTAA
- a CDS encoding AEC family transporter → MFNFVLIFVFLLLGIVLQNVKRFPKNTYKILNRIVIYICLPALALYYIPKIKWSNDLLFPISVAWIGFIVSYLLFSLLGKKFGWSKKLIGCLIITAGLGNTSFLGFPIIQALYGEEGMKTAILVDQPGSFVVLSTLGILVATLFSSGSPNGFHIAKKILLFPPFITFILACVMNILGFDFHEYVEFVLQKIGSTMTPLAMLSVGLQLRFDRKSQHWKFLGLGLLYKLVITPAMFYLLYVVLLQQHTKSIQVAIMESAMAPMITACILASSHGLKPRLSSMMIGFGIPISFVTLLFWYFIVQFI, encoded by the coding sequence ATGTTTAACTTCGTTTTAATCTTTGTTTTTTTACTACTCGGAATTGTATTGCAAAATGTAAAACGATTCCCTAAAAACACGTACAAGATTTTAAATAGGATTGTTATTTATATCTGCCTTCCTGCATTAGCTTTATATTACATTCCGAAAATAAAATGGAGCAACGATTTGCTCTTTCCCATTAGTGTGGCTTGGATTGGTTTTATCGTTTCGTACTTGCTGTTTAGCCTTTTAGGAAAAAAGTTTGGATGGTCGAAAAAGCTTATAGGATGTCTGATTATAACTGCAGGTTTAGGAAATACTTCTTTTTTAGGATTTCCCATAATTCAAGCGTTATATGGAGAAGAAGGGATGAAAACGGCAATCTTAGTGGATCAGCCAGGTTCTTTTGTTGTTCTTTCTACTTTAGGGATTTTGGTCGCGACGTTATTTTCTTCCGGAAGTCCAAACGGATTTCATATTGCGAAAAAGATACTTTTATTCCCACCTTTTATTACTTTTATTTTGGCTTGTGTGATGAATATTCTGGGTTTTGATTTTCATGAATATGTTGAGTTTGTTTTACAAAAAATAGGAAGTACCATGACTCCTTTGGCAATGCTTTCTGTTGGTTTGCAATTACGTTTTGACAGAAAAAGTCAGCATTGGAAATTTTTAGGATTGGGGCTTTTGTATAAATTAGTGATAACTCCCGCCATGTTCTACTTGTTATATGTCGTACTTTTGCAGCAGCATACAAAAAGCATTCAGGTTGCCATAATGGAATCCGCTATGGCACCAATGATTACAGCTTGTATACTAGCTTCTTCCCATGGGTTAAAACCCAGATTGAGCAGTATGATGATTGGTTTTGGAATACCAATCTCATTTGTCACCTTATTATTTTGGTATTTTATAGTACAGTTTATTTAA
- a CDS encoding prohibitin family protein, whose product MIVFIILGIILLIVSFSLKNNVNQFSKFSGILKIIGVLIIVLGLFSAMVKQIDAGKVGVKSLYGNVEPEILESGLHMINPLLDITVFDVQTQNYTMSAIHDEGAQGGDDAIRVLSNDGLEVVIDLTVLYRVSPQDAPIIFKQIGVDYSDKIVRPITRTRIRDNAVYYDAVALYSTKRNEFQQRIFKTIETDFKSRGLVLEQLLIRNINLPTSVKASIESKINAEQDAQKMTFILQKEKQEAERKRVEAQGIADYQRIISTGLSDKQLQYEQIKAQKELAASPNTKIIFMNGKGNAPVILSDK is encoded by the coding sequence ATGATTGTATTTATTATTCTTGGAATAATTTTATTGATTGTAAGTTTCTCTTTGAAAAACAATGTAAATCAGTTTTCTAAATTCTCCGGTATTCTTAAAATTATTGGTGTTTTGATCATTGTTTTGGGACTTTTTTCGGCCATGGTAAAGCAAATTGATGCAGGTAAAGTAGGTGTTAAATCCCTTTACGGAAATGTGGAACCCGAAATTCTGGAAAGTGGATTGCATATGATAAACCCACTTTTGGATATAACTGTTTTTGATGTTCAGACGCAAAATTATACGATGTCTGCGATTCATGACGAAGGTGCTCAAGGCGGCGATGATGCCATACGCGTTTTATCGAATGACGGGCTTGAAGTCGTGATTGATTTAACGGTTCTGTATCGTGTTTCTCCCCAAGATGCTCCAATTATTTTCAAGCAAATTGGTGTTGACTATTCTGATAAGATTGTGCGTCCCATAACCCGAACCCGTATTCGTGATAACGCTGTTTATTATGATGCAGTCGCTTTATATTCGACCAAAAGAAATGAATTTCAGCAACGTATTTTTAAAACTATTGAAACTGATTTTAAATCCAGAGGCTTAGTTTTGGAGCAATTATTAATTCGAAATATCAATCTTCCAACTTCGGTAAAAGCATCAATTGAAAGTAAAATTAATGCCGAACAAGATGCTCAAAAAATGACTTTTATTTTGCAAAAAGAAAAACAGGAAGCAGAACGTAAAAGAGTGGAAGCACAAGGTATTGCTGATTATCAAAGAATTATTTCTACCGGATTATCAGATAAACAATTGCAGTACGAACAAATAAAAGCGCAAAAAGAATTAGCAGCATCTCCAAATACCAAAATTATTTTTATGAATGGTAAAGGAAATGCACCCGTTATTCTTTCTGATAAATAG
- a CDS encoding Cof-type HAD-IIB family hydrolase, whose product MKYKMLVLDMDDTLLTDDHTISNENATMLFKAQELGVYVVLASGRPTPAMTAYAKELQLDNSFMISYNGAVITDLKEDKIIFEQTLSQQQIHELYDYSLKSKTHIITYVDGKIVSETDSEYIEVERTITGLEHNKVLNFKDAVKSAAIKCILLEEPSYLKEVEKDLKLAMPHLSVCMSKPFFLEVAQNGIDKGASIKFLAEKLNILQSEIIAVGNAGNDLTMIEYAGLGVWVDNVDPELRDKADVIVASNNNHGVAEVVRRFILN is encoded by the coding sequence ATGAAATACAAAATGTTAGTTTTAGATATGGATGATACGTTGTTAACTGACGATCATACTATTTCAAACGAGAATGCAACAATGTTATTTAAGGCGCAAGAGTTAGGCGTTTATGTCGTTTTGGCTTCGGGTCGACCAACACCTGCAATGACTGCTTATGCAAAAGAATTACAATTGGATAATTCCTTTATGATATCGTATAACGGAGCTGTAATTACGGATTTAAAAGAAGATAAAATCATTTTTGAGCAGACTTTAAGTCAGCAACAAATTCACGAATTGTATGATTACAGTTTGAAAAGTAAGACCCATATTATTACCTATGTTGATGGTAAAATTGTGAGTGAAACCGATTCTGAGTACATTGAAGTGGAGCGAACAATTACCGGTTTAGAACATAATAAAGTACTTAATTTTAAAGATGCCGTTAAATCTGCAGCGATAAAATGTATTTTATTAGAAGAACCAAGTTACCTCAAAGAAGTTGAAAAAGATTTGAAATTAGCCATGCCACATCTTAGTGTATGCATGTCAAAACCATTCTTTCTGGAAGTAGCTCAAAACGGTATTGACAAAGGAGCCAGCATCAAATTTTTGGCCGAAAAATTGAATATTCTTCAAAGTGAAATCATTGCTGTAGGAAATGCAGGAAATGATTTGACGATGATTGAATACGCAGGATTAGGGGTTTGGGTAGATAATGTAGATCCAGAATTGAGAGACAAAGCCGATGTTATCGTTGCATCCAATAACAATCATGGTGTAGCCGAGGTGGTGAGACGATTTATTTTGAATTAG
- the mtaB gene encoding tRNA (N(6)-L-threonylcarbamoyladenosine(37)-C(2))-methylthiotransferase MtaB, with protein MENRKKVAFYTLGCKLNFSETSTIARNLQDEGFDRVDFEEVADMYVINTCSVTENADKQFKQVVRKAMKLNDKAFVAAVGCYAQLKPEELANVDGVDLVLGATEKFKLADYINDLSKNDFGEVHSCEIAEADFYVGSYSIGDRTRAFLKVQDGCDYKCTYCTIPLARGISRSDELENVLKNAYDISKQNIKEIVLTGVNIGDYGKGEFGNKKHEHTFLELVQALDTVEGIERLRISSIEPNLLKNETIEFVSKSRTFVPHFHIPLQSGSNDILKLMKRRYQREVYTERVNKIREVMPHACIGVDVIVGFPGETDEHFLETYHFLNEMNISYLHVFTYSERDNTEAADMEGVVPANVRAKRSKMLRGLSVKKRRAFYESQLGSNRTVLFESENKEGYIHGFTENYVKVKTPWNPELVNTLREINLTKIDEDGSVRMDFISALA; from the coding sequence ATGGAAAACAGAAAAAAAGTGGCCTTTTATACCTTGGGCTGTAAACTGAACTTTTCGGAAACATCGACCATTGCCCGAAATTTACAAGACGAAGGTTTTGATCGAGTGGATTTTGAGGAAGTAGCCGATATGTATGTGATTAATACGTGTTCGGTAACTGAAAATGCCGATAAACAATTCAAACAAGTGGTGCGTAAAGCAATGAAGTTGAATGACAAAGCTTTTGTTGCGGCGGTGGGCTGTTACGCCCAATTGAAACCCGAAGAACTGGCGAATGTAGATGGAGTGGATTTAGTGCTTGGCGCAACCGAAAAATTTAAATTGGCAGATTATATCAATGATTTGTCCAAGAATGATTTCGGTGAAGTACATTCCTGCGAAATTGCCGAAGCCGATTTTTATGTAGGCAGTTACTCTATTGGCGACCGAACCCGCGCATTCCTGAAAGTGCAAGACGGTTGTGATTATAAATGTACATATTGTACCATTCCATTAGCTCGAGGAATTTCTAGAAGTGATGAGTTAGAAAATGTATTGAAAAATGCCTACGATATCTCTAAACAAAACATCAAAGAAATTGTTCTGACGGGTGTAAATATCGGAGATTACGGAAAAGGGGAATTTGGAAATAAAAAACACGAGCATACTTTCTTAGAATTGGTTCAGGCTTTAGATACAGTTGAAGGCATCGAAAGATTGCGAATATCCTCTATAGAACCCAATTTATTGAAAAATGAAACGATAGAATTTGTATCTAAAAGTCGAACTTTTGTACCGCATTTTCATATTCCGTTGCAATCCGGAAGCAATGACATTTTGAAATTAATGAAACGACGTTACCAACGTGAAGTATATACCGAAAGAGTAAATAAAATTCGTGAAGTAATGCCACATGCGTGTATTGGTGTGGATGTGATTGTTGGTTTTCCTGGTGAAACCGATGAACATTTCCTGGAAACGTATCATTTTTTGAACGAAATGAATATTTCTTATTTGCATGTTTTTACCTATTCCGAAAGGGATAATACAGAAGCTGCCGATATGGAAGGAGTTGTTCCTGCCAATGTACGGGCCAAAAGGAGCAAAATGTTACGTGGTTTATCCGTTAAAAAGCGTCGTGCTTTTTATGAAAGTCAATTGGGTTCCAACAGAACTGTTTTGTTTGAAAGTGAAAATAAAGAAGGATACATTCACGGTTTTACCGAAAATTATGTGAAAGTAAAAACACCTTGGAATCCGGAGTTAGTGAATACGTTGCGTGAAATCAATTTGACAAAAATTGATGAAGACGGGAGTGTACGAATGGATTTTATTTCGGCTCTAGCTTAA
- a CDS encoding 3-ketoacyl-ACP reductase — MIDLKNKNALITGAGKGIGKAVAIALAKEGVNVILVARTQEEIDSVAAKARSLRVKALAITADVADINSVNAAVAKALAEFGTIDILINNAGIAAFGKFLELEPTDWERIIQVNLMGVYYVTRAVLPNMMERQTGDIINISSTAGLNGNALTSAYSASKFALLGLTDSLMQEMRKHNIRVTALTPSTVATDMAKELKLTDGNPEKVMQSEDIAELIIAQLKLNRRVFIKNSSIWSTNP, encoded by the coding sequence ATGATCGACTTAAAAAATAAAAATGCCCTCATCACCGGAGCAGGAAAAGGAATAGGAAAGGCGGTTGCCATTGCTTTGGCAAAAGAAGGTGTAAATGTAATTTTGGTAGCACGAACACAGGAAGAAATAGACAGTGTAGCTGCAAAAGCGCGTTCTTTGAGAGTAAAAGCACTTGCCATCACCGCTGATGTTGCGGATATCAATTCCGTAAACGCTGCTGTTGCAAAAGCATTGGCTGAATTTGGAACTATTGATATTTTAATCAATAATGCCGGAATTGCTGCTTTTGGAAAATTTTTAGAATTAGAGCCAACGGATTGGGAACGCATCATACAAGTAAATTTAATGGGCGTTTATTATGTAACCCGCGCCGTTTTACCCAATATGATGGAACGACAAACGGGTGATATCATCAATATTTCTTCAACTGCGGGATTAAACGGAAATGCTTTAACGAGTGCCTACAGCGCTTCAAAATTCGCGCTTTTAGGTTTGACTGATTCTTTGATGCAAGAAATGCGCAAACACAACATTCGAGTTACTGCTTTAACACCAAGTACTGTAGCTACTGACATGGCCAAAGAATTAAAATTAACTGACGGGAATCCTGAAAAAGTAATGCAATCTGAAGATATTGCGGAACTAATCATCGCACAACTCAAATTAAACCGACGCGTTTTTATCAAAAACAGTAGTATTTGGTCAACTAATCCATAG
- a CDS encoding sigma-54-dependent transcriptional regulator, whose product MSKILIIEDEAAIRRVLTKILTEESDTYQVEDAEDGIIGLEKIKNNDYDLVLCDIKMPKMDGVEVLEAVKKIKPEIPMVMISGHGDMETAINTMRLGAFDYISKPPDLNRLLNTVRNALDKKQLVVENKILKKKVSKNYEMIGDSDAINHIKLMIDKVAQTEARVLITGPNGTGKELVAHQLHEKSERANFPLIEVNCAAIPSELIESELFGHVKGAFTSAVKDRAGKFEAADKGTIFLDEIGDMSLSAQAKVLRALQESMITRVGADKDIKVDVRVVAATNKDLKTEIAEGRFREDLYHRLAVILIKVPALNDRRDDIPSLIQHFAEKIASEQGNAMKHFSPEAIKLLQEYDWTGNIRELRNVVERLIILGGTEISENDVKLFASK is encoded by the coding sequence ATGAGTAAAATATTAATCATAGAAGACGAAGCTGCTATCCGAAGAGTGTTAACCAAAATACTTACGGAAGAAAGCGATACGTATCAAGTTGAAGATGCTGAAGACGGCATAATTGGACTTGAAAAAATCAAGAATAACGACTACGATTTAGTATTGTGCGACATCAAAATGCCCAAAATGGACGGTGTTGAAGTATTAGAAGCCGTAAAAAAAATAAAACCAGAGATTCCGATGGTCATGATTTCCGGTCACGGAGATATGGAAACAGCAATAAATACAATGCGTTTGGGTGCATTTGATTATATTTCAAAACCACCCGATTTGAACCGACTGTTGAATACCGTTCGAAATGCATTAGACAAAAAACAACTCGTAGTTGAGAATAAAATCCTGAAGAAAAAAGTCAGCAAAAATTACGAAATGATTGGCGACAGCGATGCTATCAATCACATCAAATTGATGATTGACAAGGTGGCCCAAACCGAAGCCAGAGTTTTGATTACAGGCCCAAACGGAACCGGAAAAGAACTGGTGGCCCATCAATTGCATGAAAAAAGCGAAAGAGCTAATTTTCCGTTAATTGAAGTGAATTGTGCTGCTATTCCTTCTGAATTGATAGAAAGTGAGTTGTTTGGTCACGTAAAAGGAGCTTTTACATCGGCAGTAAAAGATCGCGCCGGTAAGTTTGAAGCTGCAGATAAAGGAACCATTTTTTTGGATGAAATAGGTGATATGAGTCTTTCGGCTCAAGCCAAAGTATTACGGGCTTTACAAGAAAGCATGATTACCAGAGTAGGCGCGGATAAAGACATTAAAGTTGATGTTCGAGTTGTTGCCGCAACTAATAAAGATTTGAAAACTGAAATTGCCGAAGGTCGTTTCCGGGAAGATTTATACCATCGTTTAGCCGTAATCCTGATTAAAGTTCCTGCTTTGAATGACAGAAGGGATGATATTCCGAGTTTAATTCAACATTTTGCCGAAAAAATTGCTTCTGAACAAGGAAATGCTATGAAACATTTTTCTCCTGAAGCCATAAAATTATTGCAGGAATACGATTGGACAGGAAATATTCGGGAACTTCGAAATGTGGTGGAACGTTTGATTATCCTTGGCGGAACCGAAATTTCTGAAAATGACGTGAAATTATTCGCATCAAAATAA
- a CDS encoding MATE family efflux transporter: MNLVQYTKEFSYNIKLAYPVILGMLGHTLIGIVDNFMVGNLGSTELAAVSLGNSFIFIALSLGIGFSTAITPLVAEADAEKDDKKIRSTFHHGLLLCTVLGVVLFILTVLSKQIMYMMHQPKAVADMAAPYIDWVAFSLIPVIMYQGYKQFADGLAKTKYSMYAIFMANVVHIFFNYVLIYGVWVFPKLGILGAALGTVISRIMMVVFMDLLLRKNEAFKRYFKNFSFKEIRKSILKKIINLGLPSAMQMLFEVTLFTAAIWLSGSLGKNSQAANQIALTLASSTFMVAMGLSVTAMIRVSHSKGMNDYKNLIVVARSIFLLAIILETFFGIIFVVFHNYLPHLFLNMSDSTQVLDNQEIIIITAKLLLVAAVFQISDGIQVVVLGALRGLQDVKIPMYITFVAYWVIGFPISYYLGKYTSLQAVGIWIGLLAGLSAAALFLYIRFARLTGKLAKENNASEIG, translated from the coding sequence GTGAATTTAGTTCAATATACCAAAGAGTTTTCATACAATATAAAATTAGCTTATCCTGTAATTCTAGGAATGCTGGGTCATACTTTGATAGGAATTGTTGATAATTTTATGGTGGGAAACCTTGGCTCTACTGAGTTGGCAGCGGTTTCGTTAGGTAATAGTTTTATTTTTATCGCATTGTCTTTAGGAATTGGATTTTCGACAGCAATTACACCTTTGGTTGCTGAAGCGGATGCGGAAAAAGATGATAAAAAAATTCGTTCTACCTTTCATCATGGCTTGCTTTTGTGCACTGTTCTGGGGGTTGTCTTGTTTATTCTTACGGTTTTATCAAAACAAATTATGTATATGATGCATCAGCCCAAAGCCGTTGCTGACATGGCCGCACCATATATTGACTGGGTTGCTTTCTCTTTGATTCCGGTGATTATGTATCAGGGATATAAACAATTTGCAGATGGATTAGCCAAAACTAAATATTCGATGTATGCTATTTTTATGGCAAATGTGGTTCATATCTTTTTTAATTATGTATTGATATACGGTGTTTGGGTTTTTCCAAAACTGGGTATTCTTGGTGCTGCATTAGGAACAGTTATTTCCAGGATTATGATGGTGGTTTTTATGGATTTGCTGTTGCGAAAAAATGAAGCTTTCAAACGGTATTTTAAAAATTTCAGTTTCAAGGAAATTCGAAAATCAATTCTGAAAAAAATTATCAATTTGGGTTTACCATCGGCGATGCAAATGTTGTTTGAAGTCACTTTGTTTACCGCTGCAATTTGGCTTTCGGGTTCTTTGGGAAAAAACAGCCAGGCAGCCAATCAGATTGCGCTTACGCTGGCATCATCGACTTTTATGGTTGCAATGGGACTAAGTGTTACGGCGATGATTCGGGTGAGTCACAGCAAAGGCATGAATGACTATAAAAACTTAATTGTTGTTGCTCGGTCAATATTTTTATTGGCAATTATTTTAGAAACTTTTTTCGGAATCATTTTCGTAGTTTTTCATAATTATTTGCCTCATTTGTTTTTGAATATGAGTGATTCAACACAAGTATTAGACAATCAGGAAATTATCATAATAACGGCGAAACTGCTTTTGGTCGCTGCTGTTTTCCAAATTTCGGATGGAATTCAAGTTGTAGTTTTAGGCGCATTACGGGGATTACAAGACGTGAAAATTCCCATGTACATTACTTTTGTGGCGTATTGGGTAATCGGTTTTCCTATTTCTTATTATTTAGGAAAATATACATCATTACAGGCAGTAGGAATCTGGATAGGACTTCTCGCGGGATTATCAGCTGCGGCTTTATTTTTGTATATTCGCTTTGCGCGATTAACGGGTAAATTAGCTAAAGAAAATAATGCTTCTGAAATCGGTTAG
- a CDS encoding DUF6929 family protein, with protein sequence MEKFTLELLFHIIGIGSASGLIYKDNTLFIIGDNSGFLYEYAFDAKDLKRHPILQNPLENTPKKNKADFEAITYFDNRFYIFGSGSTENRNKMIEVNSENKENTTTTDLTDLYSVMQSFGEIKPEDFNIEGAIYNGETWFLFNRGNGKSNKNVVFTITGKNLTNEFNILSNAYKLPKIKGVRCSFTDAILVENKIYFLATAEDTESTYADGEVLGSLIGSIDIETMKIDFTKKISSTHKFEGLTVFKNTNQTIELLLCEDKDSDVLETAIYKLTLDKNFKN encoded by the coding sequence ATGGAAAAATTCACACTCGAATTACTATTTCACATCATCGGAATTGGTTCCGCATCCGGTTTAATTTACAAAGACAACACTTTATTTATAATTGGCGACAACAGCGGATTTCTCTATGAATACGCATTTGACGCCAAAGATTTAAAGCGTCATCCAATACTTCAAAACCCATTGGAAAACACACCCAAAAAAAACAAAGCCGATTTTGAAGCGATTACCTATTTCGATAATCGATTTTATATTTTCGGTTCCGGTTCTACTGAAAACCGAAATAAAATGATTGAAGTCAATTCCGAAAATAAAGAAAATACCACAACAACCGATTTGACCGATTTGTATTCCGTAATGCAAAGTTTTGGCGAAATAAAACCCGAAGATTTCAATATTGAAGGAGCAATTTACAATGGCGAAACTTGGTTTTTATTCAATCGAGGCAACGGAAAATCAAATAAAAATGTCGTTTTCACCATTACAGGAAAAAATCTGACCAATGAATTTAATATCCTTTCGAACGCCTACAAACTTCCCAAAATCAAAGGAGTTCGTTGCAGTTTCACCGATGCCATTTTGGTAGAAAACAAAATTTATTTTTTGGCCACAGCCGAAGATACCGAATCAACATATGCTGACGGCGAAGTTTTGGGAAGTCTAATTGGCAGCATTGACATCGAAACTATGAAAATAGATTTCACCAAAAAAATTAGCAGCACCCACAAATTCGAAGGCTTAACCGTATTCAAAAACACCAATCAAACCATCGAATTACTGCTCTGCGAAGACAAAGATTCTGATGTTTTAGAAACTGCTATTTATAAATTAACTTTAGATAAAAACTTTAAAAATTAA
- a CDS encoding DEAD/DEAH box helicase: MKLKKINEKLQEALIENGLTEANAMQQETFSTLKSGADCIIIGQNGTGKSTTIVINVIQQLVREGEESPRALIIVEDKAKVLAMEELFEKFGKYTDLRVYGVHDKGDMEYDKNYISTGIDVLIGTPNKLSEMFTTAGYNVNRLKMFILDDADPILKLRHETKIMRISNSIAKTQRIIFSEQFTERIEILADKMLLEPYVFDFDEEDQDEEDLEEEENSEREEDDDFEELEENEQEEN, encoded by the coding sequence ATGAAACTAAAAAAAATAAACGAAAAGTTACAAGAGGCTTTGATTGAAAATGGTTTAACCGAAGCCAATGCGATGCAACAAGAAACTTTTTCGACCCTAAAAAGTGGGGCAGATTGTATCATTATTGGTCAAAACGGAACCGGAAAATCAACAACAATTGTCATCAATGTAATTCAGCAATTAGTTCGTGAAGGGGAAGAATCCCCTCGTGCTTTGATTATCGTTGAAGACAAAGCCAAAGTTTTGGCAATGGAAGAACTTTTTGAAAAGTTCGGAAAATATACCGATTTGCGTGTTTATGGTGTGCATGATAAAGGTGATATGGAATACGATAAAAACTATATTTCTACCGGAATTGATGTTTTGATTGGTACTCCAAATAAATTAAGCGAAATGTTTACCACAGCCGGTTACAACGTAAACCGTTTGAAAATGTTTATTCTTGATGATGCCGACCCAATTTTGAAATTGCGTCATGAAACTAAAATCATGCGAATTTCAAACAGCATTGCGAAAACACAACGTATTATTTTCTCGGAACAGTTTACGGAAAGAATTGAGATTTTAGCCGATAAAATGTTGCTTGAACCTTATGTTTTCGATTTTGATGAAGAAGACCAAGATGAAGAAGATCTAGAAGAAGAGGAAAATTCGGAAAGGGAAGAAGATGATGATTTTGAAGAGCTGGAAGAGAACGAACAAGAAGAAAATTAA